From the Streptomyces sp. Tu 2975 genome, one window contains:
- a CDS encoding GDSL-type esterase/lipase family protein has product MRFLFVGDSMTIGRTGDFTWRYRMWQHLSALGEPFEIVGPRRELYDTEANAPVSHRYADPGFPGAARRHLAGWGEGWLHMAPLIRETVAAEVADVLLVSLGLIDLGFYTDSDQTAGNVREFVAQARLANPGVRIVMLPVIPNIRARSDRPFAAECDRFNDLLAKAVADLDTSASPLLLASHPPSYDIDTDTYDGTHPGPSGEIKLAGAFATAMHQAWGLGGTYGVAA; this is encoded by the coding sequence ATGCGATTCCTGTTCGTCGGCGATTCCATGACCATCGGGCGCACCGGCGACTTCACCTGGCGCTACCGGATGTGGCAGCACCTCTCCGCCCTCGGTGAGCCCTTCGAGATCGTCGGACCGCGCCGCGAGCTGTACGACACGGAGGCGAACGCCCCCGTGTCCCACCGGTACGCCGACCCGGGCTTCCCCGGCGCCGCCCGCCGCCACCTGGCCGGCTGGGGCGAGGGCTGGCTGCACATGGCTCCCCTGATCCGCGAGACGGTCGCCGCGGAAGTGGCCGACGTCCTCCTGGTCTCGCTGGGCCTGATAGACCTCGGCTTCTACACGGACAGCGACCAGACCGCGGGGAACGTGCGGGAGTTCGTCGCGCAGGCCCGCCTGGCCAATCCGGGCGTCCGGATCGTCATGCTTCCTGTCATCCCGAACATCCGCGCCCGGTCCGACCGGCCTTTCGCCGCCGAGTGCGACCGGTTCAACGACCTGCTCGCCAAGGCTGTGGCCGACCTGGACACGTCCGCGTCCCCGCTCCTGCTGGCGTCGCACCCGCCGTCGTACGACATCGACACCGACACCTACGACGGCACCCACCCCGGCCCGAGCGGCGAGATCAAACTGGCCGGGGCGTTCGCGACGGCGATGCACCAGGCGTGGGGACTGGGCGGGACGTACGGCGTCGCCGCCTGA
- a CDS encoding class I SAM-dependent methyltransferase, with product MEHIVNTEQEQAWNGYEGTHWARNQDRWDAVNEGFNEALLAAAAVGREDSVLDVGCGAGATTRLTARRAADGHATGLDLSRPMLERARDSARAEHLVNVTFEHGDAQVHPLAGRGFDVAISRFGVMFFADPVAAFANIGGGLRTAGRAAFLVAGGDGNEWIQALAGLRDVLPMGGFGVTGGPGMFSLADPGRVREVLTAAGFTDVAVEPAEAYGRWGRDAEDATAFLMGSGPGRHLLGQVDEATGERARRRLADILRPYEKDGAVRLRSTAWLVTAVRP from the coding sequence GTGGAACACATCGTGAACACCGAGCAGGAGCAGGCCTGGAACGGGTACGAGGGCACCCACTGGGCCCGCAACCAGGACCGCTGGGACGCCGTCAACGAGGGCTTCAACGAGGCGCTGCTCGCTGCCGCCGCCGTCGGCCGCGAGGACTCGGTCCTCGACGTCGGCTGCGGCGCCGGGGCCACCACCAGGCTGACGGCCCGCCGCGCGGCCGACGGGCACGCCACCGGCCTGGACCTGTCCCGGCCGATGCTGGAGCGCGCCCGGGACTCCGCACGCGCCGAACACCTCGTCAACGTGACCTTCGAGCACGGCGACGCCCAGGTCCATCCCCTCGCGGGCCGCGGTTTCGACGTGGCGATCAGCCGCTTCGGCGTGATGTTCTTCGCCGACCCGGTGGCCGCCTTCGCCAACATCGGAGGCGGCCTGCGCACCGCCGGCCGTGCGGCGTTCCTCGTCGCCGGCGGGGACGGCAACGAGTGGATCCAGGCGCTGGCCGGCCTGCGGGACGTGCTGCCGATGGGCGGCTTCGGGGTCACCGGAGGGCCCGGCATGTTCTCCCTGGCCGATCCCGGCCGCGTCCGCGAGGTCCTCACGGCAGCCGGGTTCACCGACGTCGCGGTCGAGCCCGCCGAGGCGTACGGGAGATGGGGGCGTGACGCCGAGGACGCCACCGCGTTCCTCATGGGCTCTGGACCCGGCCGCCATCTGCTGGGCCAGGTCGACGAGGCGACCGGCGAGCGGGCCCGGCGCCGGCTCGCGGACATCCTGCGGCCGTACGAGAAGGACGGCGCCGTCCGGCTGCGCAGCACGGCGTGGCTGGTCACCGCCGTACGCCCGTAG
- a CDS encoding class I SAM-dependent methyltransferase — protein MSTFEDLVAEGEAVPTEGWDFSWFAGRATEQRPSWGYAKLLAERVPKAEAVLDIQTGGGEVLASVPAAPPVLAATESWPPNLEIARRNLARLGAAVVQAGDSADLPFPPAHFDLVVSRHPVSTRWDEVHRVLRPGGTYLSQAVGDGSVRELTDFLMGPQPVDPSRSPFTTVTAAEAAGLDVVDLRQEALRMEFRDIAAVVHFLRKVIWIVPGFTVDAYRDRLAALHDFIERHGPFVAHSNRLLIEARRPRG, from the coding sequence ATGTCCACGTTCGAAGACCTCGTCGCCGAAGGCGAAGCCGTCCCCACCGAGGGCTGGGACTTCTCCTGGTTCGCCGGCCGCGCGACGGAGCAGCGCCCCTCCTGGGGCTACGCGAAGCTCCTCGCCGAGCGTGTGCCGAAGGCCGAGGCGGTCCTCGACATCCAGACCGGCGGCGGCGAGGTCCTCGCCTCCGTCCCGGCCGCCCCGCCGGTGCTGGCGGCGACGGAGTCCTGGCCGCCGAACCTGGAGATCGCCCGGCGCAACCTCGCCAGGCTGGGCGCTGCGGTCGTCCAGGCCGGCGACTCGGCCGATCTGCCGTTCCCCCCGGCCCACTTCGACCTGGTCGTCAGCCGCCATCCGGTGAGCACCCGGTGGGACGAGGTCCACCGTGTCCTGCGCCCCGGCGGCACGTACCTCTCGCAGGCCGTGGGCGACGGCTCGGTCCGCGAGCTCACCGACTTCCTGATGGGCCCGCAGCCGGTCGACCCGTCACGCAGTCCGTTCACGACCGTCACGGCCGCGGAGGCCGCCGGCCTGGACGTCGTCGATCTGCGTCAGGAAGCGCTGCGGATGGAGTTCCGCGACATCGCCGCGGTGGTCCACTTCCTGCGCAAGGTCATCTGGATCGTCCCGGGCTTCACCGTGGACGCGTACCGTGACCGGCTCGCGGCCCTCCATGACTTCATCGAGCGCCACGGGCCGTTCGTGGCCCACTCCAACCGCCTCCTGATCGAGGCCCGCCGCCCGCGCGGCTGA
- a CDS encoding TetR/AcrR family transcriptional regulator, whose translation MTTGTSGSKDVSRSLELLWGTGERPSRGPKPGLTLDRIVSAAIEIADAEGLAAVSMRRLSTELGTGTMSLYRYVPGKAELLDLMLDRVTGEPLENDAHPPESDTWQDAVRAMGRGHLELYRAHPWLLKVNQSRTVLGPSAVRGLDVSLFALREMRLTDPELISVIIAVQSFVTGIARMEIEAAEAAKQTGQSEEEFWRDQEPFLSKAMVSGEYPTLAHLSEDAFTSDFDHFTFGLERLVEGFETLVSARAKDA comes from the coding sequence ATGACGACTGGGACGAGCGGCAGCAAAGACGTCTCGCGCAGCCTCGAACTGCTCTGGGGCACCGGCGAGCGACCCTCACGCGGCCCCAAGCCGGGCCTCACCCTCGACCGGATCGTCAGCGCCGCGATCGAGATCGCCGACGCGGAGGGCCTTGCCGCCGTCTCGATGCGCCGCCTCTCCACCGAGCTGGGTACGGGCACGATGTCCCTCTACCGCTACGTCCCCGGCAAGGCCGAGCTGCTCGACCTGATGCTCGACCGCGTCACGGGCGAGCCCCTGGAGAACGACGCGCACCCGCCGGAGTCCGACACCTGGCAGGACGCCGTACGCGCGATGGGCCGCGGCCACCTCGAGCTCTACCGGGCGCACCCTTGGCTCCTGAAGGTCAACCAGTCACGTACGGTCCTCGGCCCCAGCGCCGTGCGGGGGTTGGACGTCTCCCTGTTCGCGCTGCGGGAGATGCGGCTGACGGACCCGGAGCTGATCTCGGTGATCATCGCGGTGCAGAGCTTCGTCACCGGCATCGCGCGTATGGAGATCGAGGCCGCGGAGGCGGCGAAGCAGACGGGGCAGAGCGAGGAGGAGTTCTGGCGCGATCAGGAGCCGTTCCTGTCGAAGGCCATGGTCAGCGGTGAGTACCCGACCCTGGCGCATCTCTCGGAGGACGCCTTCACCTCGGACTTCGACCACTTCACCTTCGGCCTCGAGCGCCTGGTCGAGGGGTTCGAGACACTGGTCAGCGCACGGGCGAAGGACGCCTGA
- a CDS encoding TetR/AcrR family transcriptional regulator — MSPRGVAVPDARERLFAAAERVVAQGGPGALTSRAVTEEAGCSKGLLHAHFAGGLDEFVAELVLDRLARTAALADRLPSRTGQDTVTANLTDVATALFTSTGPTVSGLALTRPGVAIRFREAMASGAPGFTTVQEAVTAYLRAEQRLGRVDGRIDAEAVALALVGTVHHLLMTSHAGTPDPHAQIRRLVTALAGGGPHIADQ; from the coding sequence ATGTCACCCCGTGGAGTAGCCGTCCCCGACGCCCGCGAACGCCTCTTCGCCGCGGCGGAACGAGTCGTGGCCCAGGGCGGCCCCGGCGCCCTGACCAGCAGAGCCGTCACCGAGGAGGCGGGCTGCTCGAAGGGGCTGCTGCACGCGCACTTCGCGGGCGGGCTCGACGAGTTCGTCGCCGAACTGGTCCTCGACCGGCTCGCCCGCACCGCCGCCCTGGCGGACCGGCTCCCCTCACGGACGGGGCAGGACACCGTCACCGCGAACCTCACCGACGTCGCCACCGCGCTGTTCACCTCCACCGGGCCGACCGTCTCCGGGCTGGCCCTCACCCGCCCCGGCGTCGCGATCCGCTTCCGCGAGGCGATGGCGTCGGGTGCACCGGGCTTCACCACCGTCCAGGAGGCGGTCACCGCGTACCTGCGGGCCGAACAGCGCCTCGGCCGTGTCGACGGCCGGATCGACGCGGAGGCCGTCGCCCTCGCGCTCGTCGGCACGGTCCACCATCTGCTGATGACGAGTCACGCGGGCACCCCCGACCCGCACGCGCAGATCCGGCGACTGGTCACGGCGCTGGCGGGTGGCGGGCCTCACATCGCGGACCAGTGA